A region from the Mycoplasmopsis bovigenitalium genome encodes:
- a CDS encoding KilA-N domain-containing protein — protein sequence MAKTKKEKLEAKGFEIQIYTEDFKNDYISLTDIARYKNEDDPRFVIQNWMRNRNTLEFIGLWEILNNKNFNRVQFDTFKMDTGLNRFTMTPQKWIENTNAIGIVSKAGRYGGTYAHFYIAMEFASWISPEFKLYLIQDYKRLKSDENSKLSLNWNLHREISKINYKIHTDAIKEYLLSDLTSEQLSYKYASEADMLNVALFNKTAREWRDENPELKGNIRDYASLNELLVLANMESFNAILIGKGMDQKERMIELRKLARRQLTSLEKLNDSDIKKLESK from the coding sequence TTGGCAAAAACAAAAAAAGAAAAACTAGAGGCAAAGGGTTTTGAAATACAAATTTATACAGAAGATTTTAAAAATGATTATATAAGTCTAACAGATATTGCAAGGTATAAAAACGAAGATGATCCACGATTTGTTATTCAGAATTGGATGAGAAATAGAAATACACTAGAATTTATAGGTTTGTGGGAGATATTAAATAATAAAAATTTTAACCGTGTGCAATTCGACACGTTTAAAATGGACACGGGTCTTAATAGATTTACAATGACACCACAAAAATGGATTGAAAATACAAATGCAATAGGTATTGTTTCAAAGGCTGGAAGATATGGTGGAACATATGCTCATTTTTATATAGCCATGGAATTTGCTTCATGGATATCTCCTGAATTTAAGCTATATTTAATCCAAGACTATAAAAGACTTAAGTCGGATGAAAATTCTAAGTTATCCCTTAATTGGAATTTACATCGTGAAATCTCTAAAATTAACTACAAAATTCATACAGATGCTATCAAGGAATATCTGCTATCTGATTTAACAAGTGAACAATTATCATATAAATATGCAAGTGAAGCAGATATGTTAAATGTTGCCTTATTTAATAAAACAGCTAGAGAGTGACGAGATGAAAATCCAGAACTTAAAGGAAATATAAGAGATTATGCAAGCTTAAATGAATTATTAGTTCTTGCCAATATGGAAAGTTTTAATGCAATCCTTATTGGCAAAGGTATGGATCAAAAAGAAAGAATGATAGAACTTAGAAAACTCGCAAGAAGACAATTGACATCACTTGAAAAACTTAATGATAGTGACATTAAAAAATTAGAAAGCAAGTAA